The sequence GAATGAATTCAATGAAGAAGATGACGATGAAGAGGGATTAGAACCACTCACAAATGGATTTTGCGCACCATTGCATGCTGTAGGGACTCTTGGCTTTAGCTGGAGAGGGCAGGGAGCTTGCCTTTGTAAACGGCGGCTTAAAGATCTTCCAAATACAAAGTCATCCTTATGAACACAAGTTTGGAAGCCAGGAAACTCAGCACTGGAGTCCTCCATTGTGTTTTGAGTTGCCATTTTTTAATGTTCTTGAACCTCCTTATGTATTCACTTAATAGTAGGCTACAGGGAGT comes from Castanea sativa cultivar Marrone di Chiusa Pesio chromosome 3, ASM4071231v1 and encodes:
- the LOC142626907 gene encoding uncharacterized protein LOC142626907: MATQNTMEDSSAEFPGFQTCVHKDDFVFGRSLSRRLQRQAPCPLQLKPRVPTACNGAQNPFVSGSNPSSSSSSSLNSFYHSKEPIPLLSPLVLPSFLESACIQEGNTTKSH